One Campylobacter sp. RM16192 genomic region harbors:
- a CDS encoding ExbD/TolR family protein — MKFVRRSRHKSASISMLNLIDVIFVLLLFFMVTTTFNKFAHIDIALPETKSNLEDNENDVVQLFYLIDGGLILKINETEKILNSEILKDEISNLSPAHKKNITLNADEAINYGKVVDVISVLKDANVQNVELNIKKK, encoded by the coding sequence GTGAAGTTTGTCCGTCGTAGTAGGCACAAAAGCGCCAGCATTTCGATGCTAAATTTGATCGACGTTATATTTGTACTGCTTTTGTTTTTTATGGTGACAACAACCTTTAACAAATTTGCACATATAGATATAGCGCTTCCTGAAACTAAATCGAATTTAGAAGACAATGAAAACGATGTAGTCCAATTATTTTATCTAATAGACGGCGGCTTAATACTAAAGATAAACGAGACTGAAAAAATATTAAATAGCGAAATTTTAAAAGATGAAATTTCAAATTTAAGCCCTGCTCATAAAAAAAATATCACTCTAAATGCAGATGAGGCCATAAACTACGGAAAAGTAGTTGATGTGATATCGGTTTTAAAAGATGCAAATGTACAAAATGTTGAATTAAACATCAAGAAAAAATAA